In Lacibacter sp. H375, one DNA window encodes the following:
- a CDS encoding protein O-mannosyl-transferase family, whose product MNFQKLNNITGWIIGLVSCAVYVLTMEPTGSLWDTGEFISCAYKLGIPHPPGAPLFIMLGRLFTLFTPGDAAIGVNLLSALSSGFTIMFLFWTITHFGRRLVQKNNEELQGNQLFTVMAAGVIGSLAYTFSDSFWYSAVEGEVYALSSFFTAVVFWMILKWEHEDAKAGDDDRKRTFAERWIVLIFFIMGLSIGVHLLNLLTLPAIVMVYYFRRYKPTWTGGTVAFLIGCVITGVVQKAVIQWSISSAGWFDRLFVNSFGLPFFSGFIFFFALVAVLIWLGLRYAKQNQWRFLRLGLWSFAFMLIGFSTYVTTMIRANANPGIDMNDVNNPMALVSYLSREQYGDVPLLKGQKFTAEAEEYADEGDAYQRVGDRYEVTGQKRKPVYPAEQTMIFPRVWDASNDQGHADYYAQFLGIGKYQDRQTGKISYERDPDMADNFKFFFGYQVNIMYFRYFMWNFAGRQNDVQGLGERRNSNWVSGISPLDNARLGNQKLMPDSLKNNKAHNKYYLLPFILGLLGILYQFNKNKKDGLIVGLLFFFTGLAIVLYLNQAGPQPRERDYAYVGSFYAFAIWIGLGFFQVKEWLEKLIKGAVGSYVAAALCFVAVPVLMASQNWDDHDRSKKTIAPDLATNYLESCAPNAILFTVGDNDTYPLWYAQEVKGIRPDIRVINTSLLGTDWYINQLRYKVNNSDPIDVIWSEEQIAGDKRNVAYHIPLSQTDTAFYDLYTMMKDQVGSDADNKMYRSQGGEMLNYFYSQRFKVPVDGNVVRQNGTVTAKDSVLNELRFQVGKSYLFKNDAAILNIIAANNWKRPIYFTQPYQLGFDDYLRQDGLTYRLVPVANARGTANMDWMFDKIMNKFKYGGADKNEVYFDEENRRHMVNIRNAHTMLAMNLIAAGRKDDAKKVLQRADQMIKDKNVPYALASRYGNDHNEKSFYFAMTAFQAGDIELGKRIMESVKKDLQQQMAFYESYVGGEGTTPSEYEYQVAKQLVQGIDNALKEFVQGIKPGSDTLQSKEVPQTIKNTTDTQK is encoded by the coding sequence ATGAATTTTCAAAAGCTCAACAACATTACAGGCTGGATCATTGGTCTTGTATCCTGCGCTGTGTACGTGTTAACGATGGAACCAACCGGTAGTTTGTGGGACACAGGCGAATTTATTTCCTGTGCCTATAAGTTAGGTATTCCTCACCCTCCGGGCGCACCTTTGTTTATTATGCTGGGTCGTTTGTTTACACTCTTTACACCCGGCGATGCCGCTATTGGTGTAAACCTGCTGTCAGCATTATCAAGTGGTTTCACAATCATGTTCCTGTTCTGGACCATTACACACTTTGGTCGCAGATTGGTGCAAAAAAATAATGAAGAGTTACAGGGCAACCAGTTGTTTACTGTAATGGCTGCAGGTGTTATCGGCTCGTTGGCCTACACATTCAGTGATTCTTTCTGGTATAGTGCTGTTGAAGGTGAAGTATATGCGTTATCATCTTTTTTTACGGCTGTTGTATTCTGGATGATCCTGAAATGGGAGCATGAAGATGCAAAAGCAGGTGACGATGACCGTAAGCGTACGTTTGCTGAACGTTGGATCGTACTTATCTTCTTCATCATGGGATTGAGTATTGGTGTTCACTTATTGAACCTTCTTACACTTCCTGCCATTGTGATGGTGTATTATTTCCGCAGGTATAAACCAACATGGACCGGTGGTACAGTAGCCTTCCTGATTGGTTGCGTTATTACAGGTGTTGTGCAGAAAGCGGTGATCCAGTGGAGTATTTCAAGTGCAGGCTGGTTCGATCGTTTATTTGTAAACAGTTTTGGTTTGCCTTTCTTTTCCGGATTTATTTTCTTTTTTGCTTTGGTAGCAGTGCTTATATGGCTTGGTTTGCGTTATGCCAAACAAAATCAGTGGCGCTTTTTGCGTTTAGGTTTGTGGAGCTTTGCATTTATGCTCATTGGTTTTTCTACTTATGTAACAACCATGATCCGTGCAAATGCCAACCCCGGCATTGATATGAACGATGTAAACAACCCGATGGCTTTGGTAAGTTACCTGAGCCGAGAGCAATATGGTGATGTGCCATTGCTGAAAGGACAAAAGTTTACAGCAGAAGCAGAAGAGTATGCTGATGAAGGGGATGCTTACCAACGTGTGGGTGATCGTTATGAAGTAACCGGACAAAAAAGAAAACCTGTTTACCCTGCTGAACAAACAATGATATTTCCACGTGTATGGGATGCCAGTAACGACCAGGGACATGCCGATTATTATGCACAGTTCCTTGGCATTGGAAAATACCAGGATCGACAAACTGGAAAAATTTCTTACGAACGTGATCCTGATATGGCCGATAACTTTAAATTCTTCTTCGGCTACCAGGTAAACATTATGTACTTCCGTTACTTCATGTGGAATTTTGCAGGAAGACAAAATGATGTACAGGGTTTAGGTGAAAGAAGAAATAGTAATTGGGTGAGTGGAATTTCTCCGCTTGATAATGCAAGATTGGGTAACCAGAAATTAATGCCCGACAGTTTGAAGAATAACAAGGCACATAACAAATACTATTTGCTTCCTTTCATTCTTGGATTGCTGGGAATTCTTTATCAATTTAATAAGAATAAAAAAGACGGACTGATTGTTGGCTTGTTATTCTTCTTTACAGGCTTAGCAATTGTGTTGTATCTCAACCAGGCAGGTCCTCAACCACGTGAGCGTGACTATGCCTATGTAGGAAGTTTCTATGCATTTGCTATCTGGATCGGTCTTGGATTTTTCCAGGTAAAAGAATGGTTAGAGAAATTAATAAAAGGTGCTGTTGGTTCTTATGTGGCTGCTGCACTTTGTTTTGTTGCTGTTCCTGTTCTAATGGCTTCTCAAAACTGGGATGATCATGATCGCAGCAAAAAAACAATTGCTCCTGATCTTGCTACAAATTATCTCGAAAGCTGTGCACCAAATGCCATCCTGTTTACCGTTGGTGATAACGATACCTATCCATTATGGTATGCACAGGAAGTGAAAGGGATCCGTCCAGATATTCGTGTCATCAACACAAGCTTGCTTGGTACCGATTGGTATATTAACCAGCTTCGTTATAAAGTAAACAACAGTGATCCGATCGATGTAATTTGGAGTGAAGAACAAATAGCCGGTGATAAACGTAACGTAGCTTATCACATTCCGCTTTCACAAACTGATACTGCTTTTTACGATCTCTATACCATGATGAAAGATCAGGTTGGTAGTGATGCCGATAATAAAATGTATCGTTCACAAGGTGGTGAAATGCTTAACTACTTCTACAGCCAGCGTTTTAAAGTACCGGTTGATGGAAACGTTGTTCGCCAGAACGGAACGGTTACAGCAAAAGACAGTGTGCTGAATGAACTTCGTTTCCAGGTAGGCAAAAGTTACTTGTTTAAAAATGATGCAGCTATTCTCAACATCATTGCTGCTAATAACTGGAAACGTCCGATCTATTTCACGCAACCTTATCAATTAGGCTTTGATGATTATCTCCGCCAGGATGGGTTAACCTATCGCCTTGTTCCTGTTGCAAATGCAAGAGGAACAGCCAATATGGATTGGATGTTTGATAAGATCATGAACAAATTCAAATATGGCGGTGCAGATAAGAATGAAGTTTATTTTGATGAAGAAAACCGCAGGCACATGGTGAACATCCGTAATGCACATACCATGCTTGCAATGAATCTTATCGCTGCAGGACGTAAAGATGATGCGAAGAAAGTGTTACAACGTGCAGACCAGATGATCAAAGACAAGAACGTGCCATATGCACTTGCATCACGTTATGGTAATGATCATAATGAAAAGAGTTTCTATTTTGCAATGACAGCTTTCCAGGCAGGTGATATTGAATTAGGCAAACGTATCATGGAAAGTGTAAAGAAAGATTTGCAGCAGCAAATGGCATTTTATGAATCATATGTTGGTGGTGAAGGCACAACACCTTCAGAATATGAATACCAGGTTGCAAAACAATTAGTACAGGGTATCGACAATGCACTGAAAGAATTTGTGCAGGGGATAAAACCTGGCTCTGATACATTACAGAGTAAGGAAGTTCCTCAGACAATCAAAAACACAACAGATACGCAGAAATAA
- a CDS encoding vWA domain-containing protein has translation MIGHFFSKYDPSQNSKSKFEQLLDLFTQLLTYTSGDVTEAMDWLNQLDRKFQLTNDEYGMGDFIEELKEKGYLEENQITGQFNITAKTEQTIRKQSLEEIFGKLKKTKQGNHQTFKPGMGDEINPETRPFQFGDTLEQIDFTNSIRNAQINHGIDSFMMREDDLEIRETDFKTQTSTVLMIDISHSMILYGEDRITPAKKVAMALSELIQTKYPKDTLDIVVFGNDAWTIEVKDLPYLQVGPYHTNTVAGLELAMEILRRRKNPNKQIFMITDGKPTCLKIGKKYYKNSFGLDRKVVNRCINLAAQCKKLKIPITTFMIATDPYLQKFVQEFTETNHGKAFFASLDKLGAFIFKDFESGKRKTVY, from the coding sequence ATGATTGGACACTTTTTCTCGAAATATGATCCGTCGCAAAATAGTAAGTCGAAGTTTGAGCAGTTGCTTGATCTGTTCACGCAACTGTTGACTTATACCAGTGGCGATGTAACGGAAGCAATGGATTGGTTAAACCAACTCGATCGCAAATTTCAACTCACGAATGATGAGTATGGTATGGGTGATTTTATTGAAGAACTGAAAGAGAAAGGCTATCTCGAAGAGAACCAGATCACCGGTCAGTTTAATATTACAGCAAAAACAGAACAGACCATACGTAAACAGTCGCTTGAAGAAATATTCGGTAAACTGAAGAAAACCAAGCAAGGGAATCATCAAACATTTAAACCGGGTATGGGAGATGAGATCAATCCTGAAACAAGACCGTTTCAGTTTGGTGACACATTAGAGCAGATCGATTTCACCAACTCCATCCGTAATGCACAGATCAATCATGGCATTGACAGTTTTATGATGCGTGAAGATGACCTGGAGATTCGTGAAACGGATTTCAAAACACAAACATCAACAGTGTTGATGATTGATATATCACACTCGATGATCCTGTATGGTGAAGACCGTATTACACCTGCAAAGAAAGTGGCGATGGCTTTGAGTGAACTCATTCAAACAAAATATCCGAAGGATACACTGGATATTGTAGTATTTGGTAATGATGCATGGACGATTGAAGTGAAAGATCTTCCGTATTTACAAGTAGGCCCATATCATACCAACACTGTTGCGGGTTTGGAACTGGCGATGGAAATTCTTCGTCGAAGAAAAAATCCCAACAAGCAGATATTCATGATCACTGATGGGAAACCAACCTGTTTGAAGATCGGTAAGAAATATTATAAGAACAGTTTTGGCTTAGATCGGAAAGTAGTGAACCGTTGTATCAACCTTGCAGCACAATGTAAAAAATTGAAAATACCTATCACAACATTTATGATAGCAACCGATCCTTATCTGCAAAAGTTTGTACAGGAGTTTACTGAAACCAATCATGGTAAAGCTTTCTTTGCATCATTGGATAAACTAGGTGCATTTATTTTTAAGGATTTTGAAAGCGGCAAGCGAAAGACGGTGTATTAG
- a CDS encoding GxxExxY protein, whose amino-acid sequence MEKPDYKFKEITEKIIGASMKVHAALGNGFQELIYQRAMEIEMEEMGVHFKREFEMPIYYKGREIGLRRVDFFVEEKIMVELKAMIQLENVHLAQAKNYLEAYNMQVGLLINFGSASLQFKRLENNKFRSNNNLLNQ is encoded by the coding sequence ATGGAAAAACCTGATTATAAGTTTAAAGAAATAACTGAGAAAATCATAGGTGCTTCAATGAAAGTACATGCTGCACTTGGCAACGGTTTTCAAGAATTGATTTATCAACGAGCAATGGAAATTGAAATGGAAGAAATGGGCGTTCATTTTAAACGTGAATTTGAAATGCCTATTTATTATAAGGGAAGAGAAATCGGGCTACGAAGAGTTGATTTTTTTGTAGAAGAGAAAATAATGGTAGAGTTAAAAGCAATGATACAATTGGAAAATGTTCACTTGGCACAAGCAAAGAATTATCTGGAAGCATATAATATGCAAGTTGGCCTGCTGATAAATTTCGGAAGTGCGAGCCTTCAATTTAAGCGGCTTGAGAACAATAAGTTTAGATCAAACAATAATCTATTAAATCAATAA
- a CDS encoding magnesium chelatase, translating into MVQTLGELKKSGYKSKSIKEEVRQNLIAKLQQNENVFHGILGYEDSVIPDVERALLSRHNILFLGLRGQAKTRMARLMTELLDEHIPVVAGSEVNDDPFNPISHYAKELIAEKGDATPIAWIHRSQRYGEKLATPDVSVADLIGDIDPIKAANLKLSFADERVIHYGIIPRSNRSVFVINEIPDLQARIQVSLFNILEEGDVQIRGFKLRLPLDILFVFTANPEDYTNRGSIVTPLKDRIESQILTHYPKTIETALAITEQEAAVHPDQAKRVDISDLMKRIIEQVAFEARGSEYVDKKSGVSARLTISAYENAVSTAELRAIQNKEKSTQVWMSDLIGVIPSITGKIELVYEGEQEGPYQVAFHLLDKAIRTQFLQYFPNPEQLKKRKQETSADNPYKSISNWFDKGNQLTLLMNTKDEEKIQQLYSVDGLYPLVKKYFKGANEKQTALLMEFVLHGLSAYSVISKKVVEGKIEFSDLMGSIINLNTNRGDEEEDFDGEDFN; encoded by the coding sequence ATGGTTCAGACTTTAGGCGAATTAAAAAAAAGTGGTTACAAATCGAAAAGCATCAAAGAGGAAGTACGTCAAAATTTAATTGCAAAACTTCAGCAAAACGAAAATGTATTTCACGGCATATTGGGTTATGAAGACTCCGTAATTCCTGATGTAGAGCGTGCGCTACTCAGCCGGCATAACATTTTGTTTCTTGGTTTACGCGGCCAGGCAAAAACAAGAATGGCAAGATTGATGACGGAGTTGCTCGATGAACATATTCCGGTAGTGGCAGGCAGTGAAGTAAATGATGATCCGTTCAATCCTATTTCTCATTATGCAAAAGAATTGATTGCTGAGAAAGGCGATGCTACTCCCATCGCTTGGATTCATCGTTCGCAACGCTATGGTGAAAAACTGGCTACACCAGATGTAAGTGTAGCCGATCTCATTGGTGATATTGATCCTATTAAAGCAGCAAACCTGAAATTAAGTTTTGCCGATGAACGTGTGATACACTACGGCATCATCCCACGCAGCAATCGCTCTGTATTTGTGATCAATGAAATTCCTGATCTGCAGGCCCGCATCCAGGTGTCATTGTTCAATATTTTAGAAGAAGGTGATGTGCAGATACGTGGTTTTAAATTACGTTTGCCGCTTGATATTCTATTTGTGTTTACAGCAAACCCTGAAGATTATACCAATCGTGGTTCGATTGTAACTCCTTTAAAAGATCGTATCGAAAGCCAGATACTCACGCACTATCCTAAAACAATTGAAACGGCATTAGCTATTACTGAACAGGAAGCTGCAGTGCATCCTGATCAGGCAAAGAGAGTGGATATAAGTGATTTGATGAAACGCATTATTGAGCAAGTTGCGTTTGAAGCACGAGGTAGCGAGTATGTTGATAAAAAGAGTGGTGTAAGTGCAAGGCTTACTATTTCTGCTTATGAAAATGCAGTGAGTACAGCAGAACTTCGTGCCATTCAGAATAAAGAAAAAAGCACACAGGTGTGGATGAGTGATCTCATTGGTGTTATTCCATCTATCACCGGTAAGATTGAATTGGTATATGAAGGAGAGCAGGAAGGTCCTTACCAGGTAGCGTTTCATTTATTGGATAAAGCAATCCGCACACAGTTTCTTCAATATTTTCCTAATCCTGAACAATTGAAAAAACGAAAACAGGAAACATCGGCTGATAATCCTTATAAATCTATCAGCAATTGGTTTGATAAAGGCAACCAGTTAACGCTGTTGATGAACACTAAAGACGAAGAAAAGATCCAGCAATTGTACAGTGTTGATGGTTTGTATCCATTGGTGAAAAAATATTTCAAAGGGGCCAATGAAAAACAAACAGCCTTACTGATGGAGTTCGTTTTGCATGGATTGTCTGCTTATTCAGTGATCAGCAAAAAAGTGGTGGAAGGAAAAATCGAATTCAGTGATCTCATGGGCAGCATCATCAATCTTAATACAAACAGGGGAGATGAAGAGGAAGATTTCGATGGAGAAGATTTTAATTAA
- a CDS encoding zinc-dependent peptidase: MPRDTVPTILHYKDSAFTVYSLEEYNQLPDSLKGSVEQQNYVDSVYNALQYINAPKVSAEEDSSGEWGFSIVIMVVFSIIAFNIYRLIRQLIKEQNSPVNAASIDADENDEVEPEPTVRYLIYKGSELKFTDEELHTVCRKYNPYYQKLNADKQPAFIERVQEFIHSKDFYICSAKGYKEMPILISASAVQITFGLKDFLLPHFSNIIIHPEEYFAYDPFRILVGNVQGHSISLSWKHFLQDYQNPTDGKNVGLHEMAHALQVQYLFRNPKRSNTFKEDFEHYDRIDDDVLNAEKTNDRRMFDENALRNKNEFWATSVELFFEKPVELKTQYPDLYESLRIVLNQDTAAM, from the coding sequence ATGCCTCGGGATACCGTACCAACCATATTACACTATAAAGATTCCGCTTTCACTGTTTATTCGTTGGAAGAATACAATCAATTGCCCGATTCATTGAAAGGTAGTGTTGAGCAGCAAAACTATGTTGATTCCGTTTACAACGCCTTACAATATATTAATGCGCCTAAAGTATCTGCAGAAGAAGACAGTTCGGGAGAATGGGGGTTTTCAATTGTGATAATGGTTGTTTTCAGCATCATTGCATTTAATATTTATCGCTTAATACGTCAGCTCATCAAAGAACAAAACAGTCCTGTCAATGCAGCCTCGATTGATGCCGATGAAAATGATGAAGTTGAACCAGAACCTACCGTAAGATATCTCATTTACAAGGGAAGTGAGTTAAAATTTACGGATGAGGAGCTACATACGGTGTGCAGGAAATACAATCCCTATTACCAAAAATTAAACGCAGACAAACAGCCCGCTTTTATTGAGCGTGTTCAGGAATTTATTCACAGCAAAGATTTTTATATCTGCTCAGCAAAAGGATACAAAGAAATGCCGATTCTTATATCTGCATCAGCTGTGCAGATCACATTTGGGTTAAAAGATTTCCTGCTTCCGCATTTCTCTAACATCATTATTCATCCTGAAGAATATTTTGCCTACGACCCTTTCCGCATACTGGTTGGTAATGTACAGGGACATTCAATTTCGCTTTCATGGAAACATTTCCTGCAGGATTACCAGAACCCCACCGACGGAAAAAATGTTGGTCTACATGAAATGGCACATGCCCTGCAGGTGCAGTACTTATTCCGTAATCCAAAACGCAGCAATACGTTCAAAGAAGATTTTGAACATTACGATCGTATTGATGATGACGTATTGAATGCAGAAAAAACTAATGACAGGCGGATGTTCGATGAAAATGCATTGCGCAATAAGAATGAATTCTGGGCAACATCTGTTGAACTTTTTTTTGAAAAACCAGTTGAATTAAAAACACAATACCCTGATCTGTACGAAAGTCTCCGCATAGTATTAAACCAGGATACAGCTGCTATGTGA
- a CDS encoding DUF2130 domain-containing protein codes for MSTEIKCPNCGHEFEPTDSIREEVQKELRAKMSEWQKQQQQKFDAQLLEEKKRTQKETEESLRKSIVSDFENKLRLLEENDKNNQEKLKLARAKEIEFLKKEQALLSKEQELDLQLQKMLLEERNKLADIIRKEEAEKISLRETEYQLKNRELEEKLEAQKRLVDEMKRKSEQGSMQLQGEAQELELEDLLRQSFPYDSIEEVGKGVKGADCMLLVRNRFGQECGKIIFESKRTKDFSEQWIEKLKADMRSQAADIAVIVTQAMPKGLDRFGEKDGVWVCSFAEVKALTHVLRDSIVRIAQATTGQENKGEKMHMLYDYLTGNEFAEQWKAIREGFMSMKISIQKERDAMEKLWKQREKQLEKVLLNAAHIRGSVEGIAGTDVNIALLEDSPDLLTDE; via the coding sequence ATGTCAACCGAAATAAAATGCCCCAATTGTGGTCACGAATTTGAACCAACCGACAGCATCCGTGAAGAGGTGCAGAAAGAACTGCGTGCCAAAATGAGCGAGTGGCAAAAACAGCAACAGCAAAAATTTGATGCGCAGTTGCTTGAAGAAAAAAAGAGAACACAAAAAGAAACAGAAGAATCGTTACGCAAAAGCATTGTATCGGATTTTGAAAACAAACTCCGTTTACTGGAAGAAAATGACAAAAACAACCAGGAAAAACTAAAGCTGGCACGGGCAAAAGAAATTGAATTCCTGAAAAAAGAACAAGCGCTACTTTCAAAAGAACAGGAACTTGATCTGCAACTGCAAAAGATGTTATTAGAAGAACGCAACAAACTGGCTGACATAATTCGAAAAGAAGAAGCAGAAAAAATTTCGTTGCGTGAAACAGAATATCAACTCAAAAACAGAGAGCTGGAAGAAAAATTAGAAGCACAGAAACGACTCGTGGATGAGATGAAACGTAAATCGGAACAAGGCTCTATGCAATTGCAAGGCGAGGCGCAGGAGCTGGAACTGGAAGATTTACTTCGTCAATCATTTCCTTACGATTCCATTGAAGAAGTGGGCAAAGGAGTAAAGGGCGCTGATTGTATGCTATTGGTACGCAACAGGTTCGGACAGGAATGTGGTAAGATCATTTTTGAAAGTAAACGTACCAAAGATTTTTCGGAGCAATGGATCGAGAAATTAAAAGCCGATATGCGCAGCCAAGCGGCCGATATTGCTGTCATTGTTACACAGGCTATGCCGAAAGGACTTGACCGGTTTGGAGAAAAAGATGGAGTGTGGGTGTGCAGCTTTGCAGAAGTAAAAGCGTTAACACATGTGTTGCGTGATAGCATTGTTCGTATTGCGCAGGCTACAACAGGCCAGGAAAACAAAGGAGAAAAAATGCACATGCTGTATGACTATCTCACTGGAAATGAATTTGCCGAACAATGGAAAGCCATTCGTGAAGGTTTTATGAGTATGAAAATTTCTATTCAAAAAGAACGTGATGCAATGGAAAAATTATGGAAGCAACGGGAGAAACAACTAGAGAAAGTATTGCTGAATGCAGCGCACATAAGAGGGTCAGTAGAAGGTATTGCAGGAACCGATGTAAACATTGCATTGCTCGAAGATTCACCTGATTTATTAACTGACGAATAA
- a CDS encoding PAS domain-containing sensor histidine kinase — protein sequence MQSTADSKLFQTLFDHASIGIIVVNSSAEIITINKFALQQFGYSEGDDVLGKKIELFIPSRFHHRHEKHRDGYMHDPKSRPMGIGLDLYAIKKDGSEFPVEISLGNYHVDESKFVVAFVNDITLRKQAEQALVKLNEELEKKVEDRTVTLRETVEKLNEQIQETEEKDRELMAALSKEKELGELKSRFVSVASHEFRTPLSTVLSSVYLLQKYTNTEEQPKREKHIQRIISSVNLLTDILNDFLNVGKIEEGKIQARFSIFDIEKNTSETIAEMQNVCKKGQEIAYKHSGESQVELDPGMFKHISLNLLSNAIKFSPENSVIELNTNVTDNEIEFRIKDSGIGISKDDQEHLFERFFRAANAINIQGTGLGLHIVSKYAELMNGNISCKSETDKGTEFTVTFKKQH from the coding sequence ATGCAGTCTACAGCAGATTCCAAACTATTTCAAACGCTTTTTGATCATGCCAGTATTGGGATCATTGTAGTGAACTCTTCAGCTGAAATAATTACCATCAATAAATTTGCCCTGCAACAGTTTGGTTATAGTGAAGGGGATGATGTATTAGGAAAAAAAATAGAGTTGTTCATTCCCTCCCGCTTCCATCACCGCCACGAAAAACATCGGGATGGCTATATGCACGATCCCAAAAGCAGACCAATGGGTATCGGACTTGATCTGTATGCAATAAAAAAAGACGGTTCAGAATTTCCGGTGGAGATCAGCCTCGGCAACTACCATGTTGATGAGAGCAAGTTTGTAGTGGCATTTGTGAATGACATTACGCTACGCAAGCAAGCCGAGCAAGCATTGGTGAAGCTGAATGAAGAACTGGAAAAAAAAGTGGAAGACCGGACTGTTACATTGAGGGAAACTGTAGAAAAGCTGAATGAGCAGATACAGGAAACGGAGGAAAAAGACAGGGAGCTGATGGCTGCACTAAGTAAAGAGAAAGAATTGGGTGAACTGAAGTCAAGATTTGTTTCGGTGGCATCACATGAGTTTCGTACTCCTCTCAGCACAGTTTTATCGTCGGTTTATCTTTTACAGAAGTACACTAATACAGAAGAGCAGCCCAAACGTGAGAAGCATATTCAACGCATCATCTCATCGGTAAACCTGCTTACTGATATTTTGAACGACTTTTTGAATGTAGGAAAGATCGAAGAAGGAAAAATTCAGGCACGTTTCAGCATTTTTGACATAGAAAAGAATACATCAGAAACGATAGCCGAAATGCAGAACGTTTGTAAAAAGGGGCAGGAGATAGCCTACAAACATTCCGGAGAATCGCAAGTTGAACTAGACCCTGGGATGTTTAAACATATCAGTTTAAATTTGTTATCAAATGCGATTAAGTTCTCTCCGGAAAACTCTGTCATTGAACTCAATACCAACGTAACTGACAATGAAATCGAGTTCAGGATAAAAGACAGTGGCATCGGCATTTCGAAAGATGACCAGGAGCATTTGTTTGAACGTTTTTTTCGAGCCGCAAATGCCATTAATATACAAGGTACAGGTTTAGGTTTGCACATTGTATCGAAATACGCTGAGTTGATGAACGGTAACATTTCATGCAAAAGCGAAACTGATAAAGGCACTGAATTTACCGTAACCTTTAAAAAACAACATTAA
- a CDS encoding response regulator encodes MKKILLIEDNDDIRENTAEILELANYKVVTAANGKLGIETALAEQPDLIVCDIMMPVLDGYGVLHTLHKNETVKNIPFIFLTAKTERSDLRRGMELGADDYITKPFSGTELLNAIEGRLKKADLLKEEYSSGLDGVNKLLAATGSKDALESLTADRDINKYKKKQTVYNEGNRAARLFYIVKGKVKTFKTNDDGKELVVGLYNEGDFLGYVALLEGGSYKETAEAMEDSELAIIPKADFDELMNSNSQVAQKFIQLLAKNVAEKEEHLLGLAYNSLRKKVADALISLQKKYQTGEGHFSINISRENLASIAGTATESLIRTLGDFRSEKLIEIKEGNIVILNEKKLENLIN; translated from the coding sequence ATGAAAAAAATTCTGCTAATAGAAGATAATGATGATATACGGGAGAATACCGCCGAAATACTGGAGCTGGCGAACTACAAAGTGGTAACTGCCGCTAATGGTAAACTAGGCATTGAAACAGCATTAGCTGAACAACCTGACCTGATCGTTTGTGATATTATGATGCCTGTTCTTGATGGCTATGGTGTGTTACATACATTGCATAAGAATGAAACTGTAAAAAATATTCCTTTTATATTTCTAACGGCAAAGACTGAACGAAGTGACCTTCGCCGGGGAATGGAACTTGGAGCAGATGATTATATCACCAAGCCATTCAGTGGTACTGAATTGCTGAATGCTATTGAGGGGCGGTTGAAAAAAGCTGATCTATTGAAAGAAGAATACAGCTCCGGACTTGACGGTGTAAATAAACTGCTTGCTGCTACTGGTTCAAAAGATGCATTGGAATCACTCACTGCCGACAGGGACATTAACAAATACAAAAAGAAGCAAACTGTATACAATGAAGGCAACCGGGCAGCACGTTTGTTTTATATCGTAAAAGGTAAAGTGAAAACATTTAAAACCAACGACGATGGTAAGGAGCTGGTGGTTGGTTTGTATAATGAAGGCGATTTTCTTGGGTATGTTGCATTGCTCGAAGGTGGATCTTACAAAGAAACGGCCGAAGCCATGGAAGACAGCGAACTGGCTATAATCCCGAAAGCAGATTTTGACGAACTGATGAACAGCAACAGCCAGGTCGCACAAAAATTTATTCAACTTCTTGCTAAAAATGTTGCTGAAAAAGAAGAGCATTTACTTGGTCTTGCGTATAATTCATTACGGAAAAAAGTAGCAGATGCATTAATAAGTCTGCAGAAAAAATATCAAACCGGCGAAGGTCATTTTTCAATTAACATCAGCAGGGAAAATCTGGCCAGTATAGCCGGTACAGCAACCGAATCACTCATCCGAACTTTAGGTGATTTCCGTTCAGAAAAACTAATTGAGATCAAAGAAGGAAATATTGTGATTCTTAACGAGAAGAAATTAGAAAACCTGATCAATTAA